Genomic segment of Panicum virgatum strain AP13 chromosome 9N, P.virgatum_v5, whole genome shotgun sequence:
CGGCCGGCCATATCCATTGGCGTCGGTAGATAGAGCTCCTCCTCATGTCTCTAAACGTGGAATCAGGCTGCTAAGAGGTGGAGACAACAAGGGACGGCTTGATCGAAGGCCTCGTCAAGGATACATCTGCATAACAGCTTCTGGGCTGAGACAGGgagtgtagaagaagaggataaCAAGGAATTGACAACAGAATTTACTATGGCAGAATTAGAATCGGCTATCAAAGAAATGAAAACAGACTCGGCGCCAGGGCCATGATGGCTTCTCTACTGTATTTTTCAAGGAATTTTGGGAGCTGTGCAGACATGACATTTTTGAGATGCTATCCAAACTTCATAGAGGTGAACTTGACTTGACCCGTCTTAATTATGGAATTATTACCCTCATTCCAAAGATCAAAGGGGCGGTAAACATCAAACAATTCAGACCGATATGCCTGTTGAATGTTGTTTATAAGATCATCACCAAGGTCCTAACTGTTAGACTCAAAAAAGTGGCTACAAAGGTGAGAGCCAGACCGCCTTTATACCAGGGAGAAATATCCTAGATGGAGTTCTGATTTTACATGAGGTTCTACATCAATTGAGAAGTAAGAAGCAACAAGGAATTATTCTTAAGCTAGATTTTGAGAAAGCTTACGATAAAGTTTAGTTGGAGGTTTTTGCAATAGGtgctggaaaagaaaaaaaattctcagACAAATGGATTGGGTGGATCCTGTCGGCGGTGGAGTGGGGAAGGGTTGCCATTAACCTGAATGGAGAGAGGGGTGAATATTTTAGAAGCTACAAAGGGCTACGGCAAGGAGATCCGCTGTCGCCTCTGCTGTTTAACTTAGTGGGTGATGCTCTGTCTGAAATGTTGAATTATGCTAGAAGGAATAACATTATTACTGGGCTGATCCCTGAGCTGGTGGAAGGGGGGTTAACACACCTACAATACGCTGACGACACAATCCTATTCCTGGCTAACAGTGAAGAAAATTTTGCGATGATGAAATTCTTGCTGTTTTGCTTTGAGGAGTTGTCTGGTCTCAGAATTAACTACAATAAGAGTGAAGTTTTTGGTGTGGGAATTGATAAGATAAAATTGATGGAGGTGGCTGATGGTTTTAACTGTAGAGTTGGGAGCTTCCAATGAGATATCTTGGAATTCCTGTCAGTGATGTGAAGCTGTCAAAAGAGGAGCTTAACATAGTTGCTACTAAGATCGAAAATAGGCTGGCCACATGGAATTGTGGGCAACTTTCATATGGTGGGAAAGCTGTTTTGTTGAATTCAAGCCTGACCAGTTTACCTATGTACATAATGGGTTTCTACTTACTATATGAAGGTAACCTTTCAGAAATTGGATGCGGCTAGAGCTCGTTTTTTTTGGCAAGGTGTCGGGAAGAAGAAAAAGTACCACATGGTGAAATGGGAAGAGCCTAACCTTTAGGAGGAGGTTTGGGCAGGTAGAACAAGAGGAGTTTGCTAACTTGCATAATGAACTGGCTACGGTCAACCTGACAGAGGATAGTGATAGAGTCATTTGGAAATTAAACAAAAATGGAATCTTCTCAGTTAGATCCCTATATAGATTCATGGTCGACCCGGGCTGTATTGATCTCAGGATGGTAGATATATGGTCCACAAAACTTCCCCTGAAAATACAGATATTTCTCTGGATGGTGTGGAATGATCGCATTCAGACTGCAGTTCAATTGAAACGAAGGAAATGGGATGGACAGATTGGTTGTAAGCTTTGTGGTGAGCAGGAAGACATCACTCACCTGCTTTTCAGATGTCCGGTTGCTGTTTTCGTTTGGTGCTGGGTTAGAGACAGCTTGCAGTGGAAGAGTGTGGCTACTAGTATGGACAGTTTCCAAACTGAAGTGCTTGGGAATGCAGGAGCCAAACAGAACCACAtgcttatttttattttttcaggTGTGAGCTGGGCGATCTGGCGCACCAGAAATGACTGGGTGTTCACAAACACCTTGGTGAACCACCCAAAACATATCGCTCACAGAgcttttggttttcttcagtACTGGATCGGAGTCAGCTTCTGCCGGAGAAGGCGAGGAGGGAGATGGAGGTTCAGCTGAACAAATTGCACGATGGGCTCCAACAGCTTtgaaggacttggccatggtggGCTGACTGTCGCCCAGAACGCCGTGCGAGGGAAGCATGAAAACAAGGGGGTGCAGCCATGGAGAGTAGGTTGTTTTCCTCCATGTCAAGAAGGAAGCGAGACAAaagtttttccttttccccttAGGTTTGCGATGTGCGTCTGTCTCTTTCTGTTGTGTGAACCTTTCATAGAGGTGGTTGTGCTAGAGTGTGTTTTGCTCTGGTATTGTAAGCTGGTATCCCCAGCACAAAACTTCTTTGCTTTCAATATAAGCAGGACCAACCGGTCTTTGGTCTAAAAAATCGAAGGCCTCGTCGTAATCCACCGGCCGATATTTGCCAGCGACGTGGACGACCAATGATGTGCGCGAGCTTGTCCGCAAGATTCGTCATGTAGAGCTGGTCCGCTCATCCTCTGCTGCCTCCTCTCTAGAAGGAAGGGCCGTATCACTATTTTCAAATCCTAAAATATAAGATATTTTAGTTTATCCTAAATCAAACCGTTCTAAGTTTAATTaaatttatagagaaaaataataatattttaaatgtcAATGAGAAAAATTAGATCCATTATGAtatatattttcatagtttATTTGATTGATGTCTTAGATGTTCATATTCTTctctataaatttagtcaagCTTACATTATTTTGATTtagaacaaaacaaaataacTTATATTTTAGTACAGAGGGAGTATTCTCTAATCTATCTAGTCGTAACTCGTAAGAAGCACGGGTAAGAAGACTAATCTTGATTAGTCGTTGATGAAGCTGATTAGTCGAGGCTAATCAAATCTAGTCGGTAGTTTAGTCGTTCTGTCTAAATCTTTTGATACTTaggtcagtctcagtgggaAGTATCATCGTACAGTTGTCAAGACTGTGAACTAGGTAATCAAACCGGAGCTCTTACATTCTATGACATTTCTCCTTCTCTATTTTCTGTCATATTAGTAAATTTAATATTCACGACACTTCCATAACATTTGCATTGATATTAAGATGTCAGCACAGCATGGCACACGATATGCTGAACGTGCCTAGAAGTTGACCCGACACGGCGCGAGGCACGATATATGCCGAACGTGAAAGCCCGATCCACTTGAAGAATCGACAAACCCTGACTTTAAGAGCTCCATGAATCAATAAAGCCTCACGCATGCACAATTCATCCCTGCTCGTTCAGTTTTGCAGATAGAATGGCCGAGCTGCTCCCATGGCTGCCATGGCTTCtcgcctccctcctcgccgccgtctacCTCCTCGGTCTCCGAGCACATGGACGCCGCGGCCTCCCACCGGGGCCCCGCCCTCTGCCCCTCATCGGCAACCTCCACCTCCTGGGCGACCAGCCGCACCGCTCCCTCGCCGGCCTCGCCAAGATCCACGGCCCGCTCATGTCCCTCCGCCTGGGCTCGGTCACCACGGTGGTCGCGTCCTCCCCGGACGTCGCGCGCGAGTTCCTGCAGAGGCACGACGCCGCCTTCGCGACGCGGTCCGTGCCGGACGCCATCAGCGCCCACGCCAGGCACTCCGTGGCGTGGCTGCCCAACTCCCCGCGCTGGCGCGCCCTCAGGAAGGTCATGGCCACGGAGCTGTTCGCGCCGCATAGGCTGGACGCGCTCCGCCACCTCCGGCGCGAGAAGGTGCGGCTCCTCGTGGACCACGTCGGCCGTCTCGCGCAGGACGGCACGGCGGTGGACGTCGGCCGCGCGGCGTTCACCACGGCCCTCAACCTCCTCTCGAGCACCATCTTCTCGCGCGACCTGACGAACCTGGACGACCGCAGCGAGTCAAAGGAGTTCCAGGAAGTGGTGACGGAGATCATGGAGGCCGCGGGCAGGCCGAACCTGTCGGACATCTACCCGGCGTTCGCGGCGGCCGACCTGCAgggctgccgccggcgcgtGGCCAAGTTGTTCGCACGGCTGCACCGGATGTTCGACGTGGAGATCGACCAGCGGCGGCATGCCCGCAAGGCTGGACAGCCCAGAA
This window contains:
- the LOC120692978 gene encoding geraniol 8-hydroxylase-like; protein product: MAELLPWLPWLLASLLAAVYLLGLRAHGRRGLPPGPRPLPLIGNLHLLGDQPHRSLAGLAKIHGPLMSLRLGSVTTVVASSPDVAREFLQRHDAAFATRSVPDAISAHARHSVAWLPNSPRWRALRKVMATELFAPHRLDALRHLRREKVRLLVDHVGRLAQDGTAVDVGRAAFTTALNLLSSTIFSRDLTNLDDRSESKEFQEVVTEIMEAAGRPNLSDIYPAFAAADLQGCRRRVAKLFARLHRMFDVEIDQRRHARKAGQPRKNDFLDLLLDSEMGDNGTAGLDRDTLRSMLADLFAAGSDTSSSTVEWAMTELLQNPVSMSKVCDELARVIGSRKNIEESQIGQLPYLQAVVKETFRLHPPVPFLIPRQGEVATKVIDYTIPKGARLLINIWAMGRDANVWPEPDKFMPERFLEKMVDLKGGDFNLIPFGAGRRICPGMPLAIRMVHLVLGSLLNQFKWRLPVEVERNGVDMAEKFGVTLIKAVPLCAIATPI